One region of Triticum aestivum cultivar Chinese Spring chromosome 6B, IWGSC CS RefSeq v2.1, whole genome shotgun sequence genomic DNA includes:
- the LOC123133042 gene encoding uncharacterized protein yields the protein MDVLENHDVLADILRHLPPRSLAACRCVCAAWRAAIDNHRLLRADLLPLSLDGVIYQTQDSFITKIFSRTSTADHVVAAFHGLDDKLPELMDCCNGLLLFWHYVLNPATRQVAQLPPQPRPCKAMDCTRCWDDHYLIYDPTVSPHFEVILVPYPHPHHEMPVGHISRHMCGHGSVVSAMEWPPSPYIIHVFSSKTGCWEKRSFLRQGETAGALADVKIKLPNLVCFLYHVAYWREALYVRCGAGFIMRLDLRNDMYQVIELPNGKEGTPRLGKSKNGVYCALRHGRCTFEVWFLDESHGRMEWVFKNKVNLEPIRGDFRKNRTDEQWIEKSCAPLKWDESKTDINLERLDDNNQAPVEDAYDWSSDNENAIDTVQWPGGCSLNAYNIPAFECLGFHPYKEIVLFNNNERTLAYHFKSSKVRHLGKMEVNHLSMGMEESFPYAPCWVRNLPGSS from the exons ATGGACGTGCTGGAGAACCACGACGTGCTGGCCGACATCCTCCGCCATCTGCCGCCCCGCAGCCTTGCCGCCTGCCGCTGCGTGTGTGCGGCCTGGCGCGCCGCCATCGACAACCACCGCCTGCTGCGCGCCGACCTGCTCCCGCTCTCGCTCGACGGCGTCATCTACCAGACCCAAGATTCGTTCATCACCAAAATCTTCTCCCGCACTTCCACGGCCGACCACGTCGTCGCCGCCTTCCATGGCCTCGACGACAAGTTGCCTGAACTTATGGACTGCTGCAACGGCCTCCTCCTATTCTGGCACTATGTCCTAAACCCCGCCACCCGGCAGGTGGCGCAGCTGCCCCCGCAGCCGCGCCCCTGCAAGGCAATGGACTGTACTCGTTGCTGGGATGATCACTACCTCATCTATGACCCTACCGTGTCGCCACACTTCGAAGTGATCTTGGTGCCATACCCTCACCCGCACCACGAGATGCCGGTGGGTCATATCTCCAGGCATATGTGCGGCCATGGATCAGTTGTCTCTGCAATGGAATGGCCACCTTCACCCTACATCATTCATGTCTTCTCCTCAAAGACGGGGTGCTGGGAGAAGAGGTCATTCCTACGACAGGGAGAGACCGCCGGAGCACTCGCCGACGTCAAAATCAAACTGCCAAATCTCGTATGCTTTTTATACCACGTCGCCTATTGGCGGGAGGCACTCTATGTTCGTTGTGGAGCCGGCTTTATTATGAG GTTAGATTTGCGGAATGACATGTATCAAGTTATCGAGTTGCCAAATGGAAAAGAAGGAACACCTCGTTTAGGAAAATCAAAGAACGGTGTGTATTGCGCATTGCGCCACGGACGATGCACATTTGAGGTTTGGTTCCTGGATGAATCACATGGTCGGATGGAGTGGGTGTTCAAGAATAAGGTCAACCTTGAGCCTATAAGAGGAGATTTTCGCAAGAATCGTACCGACGAACAATGGATAGAAAAATCATGTGCTCCACTAAAGTGGGACGAATCAAAGACTGACATCAACCTGGAGCGCCTAGATGACAACAACCAAGCACCGGTGGAGGATGCTTATGATTGGAGCTCCGACAACGAAAATGCTATTGACACCGTACAATGGCCTGGAGGTTGCAGCTTAAATGCCTACAATATTCCTGCTTTTGAGTGTCTTGGATTTCACCCCTACAAAGAAATCGTCTTGTTCAATAACAATGAGAGGACACTCGCCTATCACTTCAAAAGCTCAAAGGTTCGGCATTTGGGCAAGATGGAAGTCAATCACCTGAGTATGGGAATGGAGGAGTCTTTTCCATACGCTCCATGTTGGGTGAGGAACTTACCTGGAAGTAGTTAA